In Phaseolus vulgaris cultivar G19833 chromosome 10, P. vulgaris v2.0, whole genome shotgun sequence, a single genomic region encodes these proteins:
- the LOC137819517 gene encoding VQ motif-containing protein 11-like — translation MASTTTTTYGSDPATPNTTFVQADPSNFRAVVQKLTGASDDPASPKLPLTLPSRLAAQSPLVGPKRPNFKLHERRHAAAKNLDLPVLMVSSNNVSLLRNRTCENLIMASPVSPLEMLARGSPRTPHEEEEERAIAEKGFYLHPSPLSTPRASQPPELLPLFPLHSPTTAATTTHHHHHHHLN, via the coding sequence ATGGcttccaccaccaccaccacctacGGCTCCGACCCGGCAACCCCCAACACCACCTTCGTCCAAGCTGACCCATCCAACTTCCGCGCCGTCGTCCAGAAGCTCACCGGCGCCTCCGACGACCCCGCTTCCCCCAAACTCCCCCTCACCCTCCCCTCCCGGCTGGCGGCCCAATCCCCCCTCGTCGGCCCAAAGAGGCCCAACTTCAAGCTCCACGAGCGCCGCCACGCCGCCGCCAAGAACCTGGACCTCCCCGTCCTCATGGTCTCCTCCAACAACGTGTCCCTTCTCCGAAACAGAACATGCGAGAACCTGATCATGGCCTCGCCCGTTTCCCCACTCGAGATGCTGGCGCGTGGAAGCCCACGCACGCCCcacgaggaagaagaagagagagcgATTGCAGAGAAAGGGTTCTACTTGCACCCTTCTCCTCTCTCCACTCCCAGAGCCTCTCAACCTCCTGAGCTCTTGCCACTCTTCCCTCTGCATTCTCCCACCACCGCCGCCACCACcacccaccaccaccaccaccaccacctcaaTTAa
- the LOC137818138 gene encoding glycerol kinase codes for MSSEGDVFVGAIDQGTSSSRFIIYDTAGKVIGCHHVEFTQFYPQAGWVEHDATEILESVKVCVAKAVDKATADGFNVDKGLRAIGLTNQRETTVVWSKSSGLPLYNAIVWMDARTSSICRRLEKELSGGRNHFVESCGLPISTYFSALKLLWLMENVLAVKEAIKKKDALFGTIDSWLIWNLTGGVKGGLHVTDVSNASRTMLMNLKTLEWDESVLQTLKIPSEILPKIVSNSEVIGDIGAGWPIAGIPIAGCLGDQHAAMLGQACRIGEAKSTYGTGAFILLNTGERIVQSSHGLLSTVAFKLGPKAPTNYALEGSVAIAGAAVQWLRDGLGLISSASEIEALALQVESSGGIYFVPAFNGLYAPWWRDDARGVIVGMTRFTSKAHIARAVLESMCFQVKDVLNSMHKDSAQDVSSSKEALSLRVDGGATVNNLLMQIQADLLGSPVVRPVDIETTALGAAYAAGLATGVWKEEHIFNSGEKMKNAKVFRPIMSEEVRKKKFESWCKAVTRTFDLADLAI; via the exons ATGTCGTCGGAGGGTGACGTGTTCGTTGGCGCCATCGACCAAGGTACGAGCAGCAGCAGGTTCATAATCTACGATACGGCGGGTAAAGTCATCGGATGCCACCATGTGGAGTTCACGCAGTTCTACCCGCAAGCGGGGTGGGTGGAGCACGACGCCACGGAGATCTTGGAGAGCGTGAAGGTGTGCGTGGCCAAAGCCGTCGACAAGGCCACCGCGGATGGCTTCAACGTCGACAAGGGACTCAGAGCGATCGGTCTCACCAATCAGAGAGAAACCACTGTTGTGTGGAGCAAATCCTCTGGTCTTCCTCTCTACAACGCCATCGTTTGGATGGACGCTCGCACTTCTTCCATTTGCAG GAGATTGGAAAAGGAGTTATCCGGCGGTAGAAACCACTTTGTGGAGAGCTGTGGCTTGCCCATTAGCACATACTTTAGTGCACTGAAGCTGCTGTGGCTGATGGAGAATGTGCTTGCTGTGAAGGAGGCTATAAAGAAAAAGGATGCGCTTTTTGGAACTATAGACTCTTGGTTGATATGGAATTTAACTGGTGGTGTAAAGGGGGGATTGCATGTTACTGATGTTTCTAATGCATCCAGGACAATGTTGATGAATCTAAAAACCCTTGAGTGGGATGAATCTGTGTTGCAAACTCTTAAAATTCCTTCTGAAATTTTGCCTAAAATTGTTAGTAATTCTGAAGTTATAGGAGATATTGGGGCTGGATGGCCAATTGCTGGTATCCCTATTGCTGGATGTTTAGGGGATCAACATGCTGCAATGTTAGGACAAGCATGCCGTATTGGGGAGGCCAAAAGCACTTATGGCACAGGTGCTTTTATACTGCTAAATACTGGTGAAAGGATAGTTCAATCATCACATGGTCTTCTATCCACTGTAGCCTTCAAGCTTGGGCCAAAAGCTCCAACAAATTATGCATTGGAAGGATCAGTTGCTATTGCTGGAGCTGCAGTGCAGTGGCTTAGAGATGGTCTTGGCCTCATTTCCTCTGCTTCAGAGATAGAGGCTCTGGCATTGCAGGTTGAATCCAGTGGTGGGATTTACTTTGTTCCTGCTTTTAATGGATTGTATGCTCCATGGTGGCGTGATGATGCTCGCGGCGTTATTGTTGGAATGACAAGGTTCACAAGCAAAGCTCACATTGCTCGAGCGGTGCTTGAGAGCATGTGTTTCCAAGTGAAAGATGTGTTGAATTCAATGCATAAAGATTCAGCACAAGATGTATCCTCCTCAAAAGAGGCATTGTCGCTTAGAGTGGATGGTGGTGCAACTGTTAACAACCTCTTAATGCAGATTCAG GCAGATTTGTTGGGAAGTCCAGTAGTTAGACCTGTTGACATAGAGACAACAGCACTAGGAGCAGCCTATGCTGCAGGGTTGGCTACTGGTGTTTGGAAAGAAGAACATATTTTCAATTCCGGGGAGAAGATGAAGAATGCTAAAGTTTTCCGTCCCATAATGAGTGAGGAAGTAAGGAAAAAGAAATTTGAATCTTGGTGCAAAGCTGTTACTAGAACTTTCGACTTAGCTGATCTTGCTATTTGA
- the LOC137819113 gene encoding 2-methoxy-6-polyprenyl-1,4-benzoquinol methylase, mitochondrial gives MALGSVSRRLGTKLFPALSSTPRLLHSHATSFGFKHVNEEEKARMVGDVFTSVASSYDFMNDLMSVGLHRLWKDRLVSKLNPFPGMKHLDVAGGTGDVAFRILDSINKVKLRGLQGVSQDTLEAETQINVCDINPKMLNVGRQRASEKGFGEDGSLVWVEGNAESLSFQNDSMDGYTIAFGIRNVTHIEKVLSEAHRVLKSGGRFLCLELSHVGIPIFKDLYDYYSFSVIPYMGELVAGDRESYQYLVESIRRFPSQEKFASMIADAGFQKVEYENLVGGVVSIHSGLKI, from the exons ATGGCTTTGGGATCGGTGTCTCGACGGTTGGGGACTAAGCTCTTCCCTGCGTTATCCTCCACTCCCAGGCTACTACATTCTCACGCCACCAGTTTTG GGTTCAAACATGTAAACGAAGAAGAGAAGGCTCGCATGGTTGGTGATGTCTTCACGAGCGTTGCTTCGAGCTACGATTTCATGAATGACCTGATGAGTGTTGGATTGCACAGATTGTGGAAGGATAG GTTAGTTTCCAAGCTGAATCCGTTTCCTGGAATGAAGCATCTTGATGTGGCTGGTGGCACAG GGGATGTTGCTTTTAGAATCTTGGACAGCATAAACAAAGTTAAGCTGAGAGGACTTCAAGGTGTTTCTCAAGATACTTTAGAGGCAGAAACTCAGATTAATGTATGTGACATTAACCCTAAGATGTTAAATGTTGGCAGACAGCGGGCCTCCGAGAAGG GTTTTGGAGAAGATGGTTCCCTTGTATGGGTGGAGGGAAATGCTGAAAGCTTGAGTTTCCAAAATGATTCAATGGATGGCTATACTATTGCATTTGGAATAAGAAATGTCACACACATAGAGAAAGTACTCAGTGAAGCTCATAG GGTATTGAAATCAGGAGGAAGGTTCCTTTGCCTTGAACTTAGCCACGTTGGTATTCCTATATTTAAAGATTT GTATGATTATTATTCTTTCTCAGTCATTCCATACATGGGCGAGCTTGTTGCTGGTGATCGGGAATCCTATCAGTACTTAGTTGAGAGTATCAGGCGTTTTCCTTCACAG GAAAAATTTGCATCGATGATAGCGGATGCTGGGTTCCAGAAAGTAGAGTATGAGAATCTAGTTGGGGGAGTAGTTTCTATCCATTCAGGGCTAAAAATTTGA